The genomic region GCACCATCGGCAGCATAGCGGTTTAGCGTCTCAGGGCTACTGAGCACGATCTGGCGAGCGGCGTCCGCCTGCGCCTGGGTCAAATCACCCCGCAGCGGGATGAGGGGCCCCACCTGCAGCTCATCGCCCTGCGACTTAGAGTGTTGATAGGTCGCGAGCGACAGCACGCGCTGCGAGTAGGGCAGCTGCCAGGTGAGCTCGCTTAGGGCACGCACCGCTTCGAGCGTGCGCGGGGTGAACACGTCACCGTCTGCCGGCACAACCACGAACCCCACGTAGTCTTCACTCGTGTAGGTGCGCTCGAAGGCTTCAAGCTCCTGTAACTTCGGATCGCCTTCGCTGAAATAAACGTAGAGGTCGTCGTCGATCGACAACCGCGGTATGCCGGCGGCCAATGAGAAGCCCAACAGCAGGGATACGAGCGCGGTCGCCCAGGGGCGTTGAATGGGGAGGGAAAATATCACTCAGTGGGCGCCGAAGCGTTGGGGGCGGCAGTTCGCCAGTGGCTGACAAGGTCGGTTAAGTTAAGAGTCTGTTATAATCTCACGATCAACCCATAGCGGGGCGCTCCTGCAAGCGCTCGCCTCCCCATGTCTATTTCTACCGATACGCCCGTCGCTGAGACCAGCGACGCTGGGCTTGCGAAGTCTTATCTACGCGTGCGCCAGCGCTCCTTATTCCTCTGCGAAACGCTCGCGCCGGAGGATACGGTGGTGCAGTCGATGCCGGACGTCAGTCCCACGAAATGGCACCTCGCGCACACCACATGGTTCTTCGAGCGCTTCGTACTCAAAGAGCACGCGCCCAGTTACCGCGAATTCGATCCCGCCTACGATCACCTGTTCAACTCCTACTACTACACGGTTGGACAAATGTTTACACGGGCGCAGCGCGGTCTGCTCTCGCGGCCCACCCTCGCCGATGTGCTGCGCTACCGCGAGCACGTGGATGAGCAGGTGCTCGCACTCATCGAGCAACAGGGCGCATCGCCCACCCTCGATACCGTGCTCACGCTCGGACTGAACCACGAACAGCAGCATCAAGAGCTGTTGGTCACCGACATCAAGCACGTGTTCTCGGTAAACCCGATGCGTCCAGTCTTCCGCGAGCCCACGCCTTGGGCGAGCACCAGCAGTGACCCGGCGCCGCTCACCTTCGTACCCGGCCCCGACGGCCTGATCGAATTCGGCGCCACCTCCGCGAACGGTTTCTGCTTCGACAACGAGACCCCTCGCCACGAAGTGCTCGTGCGCCCCCACGCCCTCGCCAACCGACCGATCACGAACGGTGAGTACCGCGAGTTCATTCGCGATGGCGCATATCAGAACTGTTCGCTCTGGCTGGCAGATGCGTGGACCCGCCTGCAGCAGGAAGGCTGGACCCGCCCCTTCTACTGGTCGGAAGACCTCGAGAGCGAGTTCACCCTGAACGGTCAGGTCGACCTCGCACTGAATGCCCCCGTCTGCCACCTGAGCCTCTACGAAGCCGACGCCTTCGCCCGCTGGGCAGGCAAGCGCTTACCCACGGAGTTTGAGCTCGAGCTGGCCTTGGCCTACGCGCCCCTGGAGGGCAACCTGGCGGAGGAGGATCAGTTCCACCCACGCCCCGTGCAGCGCGCTGCACCCACTCTCGTTGGACAAGTCAACGATCTCACCTCACCCCTCGCACAGCTCTACGGCGATGTGTGGGAGTGGACGGCAAGCCCCTACACGCCCTACCCCGGCTTCGAACCCCTGGCGGGCTCCCTCGGGGAGTACAACGGCAAGTTCATGTGCAGCCAGGTCGTGCTGCGCGGCGGCTCCTGTGCCACACCGCGCTCGCACCTGCGCGCCACCTATCGCAACTTCTTCTATCCCGATGCGCGCTGGCAGTTCAGCGGCGTGCGTCTTGCCCACGACGCCTGAGAAGGCAAGGAAGGCCCCATGGCCAAATTCGGCCCCGCAGCGCCCACGCTGCTCGACTTGCACCCGCAGACCGGTGATCTGCGCGACGCTATTCACCAGGGCATGCGCCGCGCGCAGAAGCGCCTGCCCACGCTGCTGCTCTACGATGAGCGCGGCTCCCAGCTGTTCGACGCGATCACCGAGCTGCCCGAGTACTACCCCACGCGCACGGAGCTCTCGATCATGGAGTCGAGCATGGGGGAGATCGCCTCGAGCATCGGACCCGAGGCCTCGCTGATCGAGCTCGGCAGCGGCTCGAGCATGAAGATACGTCTGCTGCTGGAGCGTATCCCGGAGCTCGCGGCCTACGTGCCCGTCGATATCTCACGCGATCACCTGATGGCCGCTGCCACCAAGCTGGCCGCGGACTACCCGGCGGTGGAAGTCCTGCCCGTTTGCGCTGACTTCAACGAGCCGTTCCAGCTGCCCACGCCGCGCATCGCCCCGAAGCGCAACGTGGTGTACTTCCCGGGTTCGACCATCGGCAATCTCGATTTCGGCGCGGCCTATAAGCTGCTCTCCACCGTGCGACGCATCGCCAAGAAAGGCGGTGGCGCACTGATCGGTGCTGATCTGGTGAAGCCGGAGGAGATCCTCGTGCCGGCCTACGACGACGCCCAGGGTGTCACGGCCGATTTCAACCTCAACATCCTCACCCGCCTGAACCGCGAGTTCGACGCCAACTTCGACGTCAAAATGTTCTTCCACCGCGCCGTGTGGGATGCCACGCGCTCGCGCATGGAGATGCAGCTCGTGAGCCGGGTGGCGCAGACCGTACAGATCGACGGCGAGGAATTCGATCTGGCCGCCGGTGAATTCATCCTCACCGAGTACTCGCACAAGTACTCCCTCGAGGTGTTCGAAAACCTGGCGGAGACGGCAGGCTTTAGGGTGGCCAAGGTGTGGACTGATCCGCGTCAGTGGTTCAGCTTGCAGTACCTAGAGGTCGTATAAGGTAAGCAGCGTGGACGGTCGCCTGGCCGCCGCTCTCGTAGCGGTACTCGCCGTCGGCGCCCTGCTCTGGGCGTTCGGCGGTGGACCAGACACGCCCGATTCCACCACCGCCCAACGGATCCAGATCGCGCCGGAGTCGGCGCGGACAGTCCAAGCGACCCCTGAGCCGCCGCCAGCGGACGTAGCGCCCTCGCAGCAGGGGCCCTCAGCAAACTCACCGGCAACTCCAGAAGCTGCGTCGATCGCCGCAGATTTCTACGCACGAATGGCGCAAGCGGAGGAAGGCGACCTCGACGCCGCCTACGAAGTTGGCATGGTCGTGCTGCTGTGCTTGACGGAGAACTCGCCCGTGCGCGAGGCCGGTGAGGAGGGGCTACCGCTACCCGCCCTGGATCTCTCCCAATACGACTGCGACGACATCCCGCCCGAGAAGCAGCTGGCCGGACGTTTGCTCCGTCAGGCGGCTGACGAAGGACATGTGGATGCGGCTCGCGAGTACGGCCTCAACGCCACCTACTTCGTCGAGCTTGAGAGTGAGGAACTGCGCGACCTGAGCCAGAGCGACATGGTGGCGTACGCGGCGAGTGAATACCTGGGCCTCGACTACCTGGAGTTCGCCGCCACGGGCGGGGATCTCCCCGCAGCGACTCATCTGGCGAAGCGTCTGGCGAATGGGTTTACCGTTCCGGTCAGGCAAAGCCGGGACGGCATCCAGCTGCGTGCAAGTGAGCCGGCGCAGGCGCTATCCTGGTTTTTCGCCGTACAGATCGCCAACGACGAACCGTGGATGGCTTCGTGGCTGGATGACCTTCGAGGTCAGTTGGATCCCCAAGCGCAGGCCGAAGCCGAAGCGCAGGGTCAGGACTACTACTACCAGTACCTGGCCAACCCGCAGCCGTAACCGCGGCTCAAGACTTCTCAGGCGGCACGTAGCCCTCAGGCGCCGACGAGCCCTCACCGAAGAAGAACTTCTCCATCTCGTCTTCTAAGAACTTGCGCGCCTTCGGCTCGAAGGGCGTGAGGCGAAACTCGTTGATCAGCATCGTCTGGTGAGCGAGCCAACGATTCCACCCCTGCTTCGAGACGCTGGCCTCGATGCGCTCGCCGAGTTCACCTGGGTAGGGCGTGTAGCCGAGGGCTTCACCTTCTTCGCCGGTGACGACGCACTGAACCTTGTCTGTCATGAGGGGTACCTGATGGAGTTATGAGGCAGCGTCGCCGAGGCGGGAGAGCAGCTTCTCCACGGGCGCTGCGAGACCGATCTCGGGCAATTCGCCGACGTTATACCAGAGCCGCGAAGTGCCTTCCATGACGCCCTCGGGCGGCGCGGAGATGCGCAGCACCTGCGGGGTGATGTCGAGGGCGTAATGGCTGAAGGTGTGGCGGAGCACCTGCCACTCCTGCGAATCGCGCACCTGCGCCCGCAGCTGGGCCTCAACCCATGCACTGGGATCCTCCTCCAGCGGTTGCTCGGGGAAGCTCCACAGGCCGCCCCAGATGCCCGCAGGCGGGCGCCGTTCGAGCAACACCTGCTGCTCATCCTCCCGCACCACGATGAGCATCCGCACGGTCTTGAGCGGCGTCGCCTTGCGCGGGCGCTTGTGGGGAAACTCCTCCTGGCGCTTCGCGGCGTGGGCGCCGCATCCCTCGACGACCGGGCACCCACCGCACAGAGGCTTGCTGCGCTTACAGACCATGGCCCCAAGGTCCATGATCGCCTGGGTGTAGGCAGCCGCGCGCTCGCGCTCCGGCGTGTGCGCTTCCGCCAGGGTCCACAGCCCACGCTCCACCTTCGGGTCGCCGGGCCAGCCCTCCACCAGGTGGTAGCGGGCGAGGACGCGCTTCACGTTGCCGTCGAGGATCGGATGGCGCTGGCCGCCGGCCAGGGTGAGGATCGCGCCGGCGGTGGAGCGACCCACGCCTGGCAGGGCGTGCACCTGCTCGAGCTCTTGCGGGAAGGTGCCACCGTACTTGGCCTGGATGAGCCGGGCGGCGGCGTGCAGGTTGCGGGCGCGGGCGTAGTAGCCGAGGCCCGACCAGTGGTGGAGCACGTCGTCCTGGGGTGCGGCCGCCAGGGTGCGCACGTCCGGGAAGCGGCGCATGAAGCGCTCGTAGTAGGGAATCACCGTGGCCACCTGAGTCTGCTGGAGCATGATCTCCGAGACCCACACGCGGTAAGCCGTGCGTTCGCGCTGCCATGGCAGGTCGTGGCGGCCGTAGGTCGCCGCCCAGGTGAGCAGGTCGTCAGCGAAGGGGGCGAGGTCTTCGGCGCTCGGGCCTGCGGCGTCGGTCGATTCGGTCAATCCAGAACCACCGGTAGCCCGAGGGCCCGCTGCTCCACGCGCTGGGCCGCATCGCCGGCCCCCGAGGCGAGCTTGCGCTTCACCGCCCAGGGCCCCACCAGAGGTGGCACCCAAAACGGTGGCTCCATCTCCATCGAGTACAGCACGTGGGTGCCATCCTCCTCTTCACTCAGCTCCCAATGGGAGTAGGAATACGCTACGGCCTGCTCATCGCCCTCGACATCCGCATCGGGGGCAGGTACGGCGACGGCCACGATGTCGCGCGGCCGCTCGAGCTCCAGGCGATCGTAGCGAATGATGGTCTTGCAGAAAAAGGCGACGCAGCCGCGGGCGCGGAGGTAGACCAGGCGCTGCTCCTCGTTCTCAGCGCCGTCGACGATGCGGGTCTCCTCGAAGGTGCTGGTCAGCTCGTGCAGGCGGTCGTAGTCGATCAGCACGTCGTAGACCGCCTCGATCGGTGCATCGATAAGCGCGTGGGACTCGACGAAGTAGCGCGGGCCGTCGCGCTTCACCTTCAGCGACAGCATCTGCGCAGCACCTGCCAGGGGCGGCGTCAGGCAGGCACCCGCGAGCAGGGCCGCGGCCGCCCGGCGGGCGGCGCGCGTGGAAGCCGGTGGGCTAATTGTCGCCGTCGTCATCCTTGTCTTTCTTCTTGCCTCCGAACAGGCCGCCGAGCACCTTCTTGACGTCGCTCTTGGCGTCGTCCTCGCCGCCCTCCTCACCATCTTCGCTGCCGCCGCCCAGCAGCCCACCGAGCACCTTGTCCTTCAACTTGTCGACCTCCTCCTCAGCGCGCTGCTTGACCAGCGCGCCGGCCGTACCGCCGAAGTCCAACCAGCCAGGGCCCGGCTGGGACAGGTTGCCACTGAGCACGATGGGCAGGTTCAAGCCGAGCAGGTCAGACGCTCCATCCGGGAGTTCCGGGCTCTTCTGGAACTGCATGTCGAGACGGTACTTCACCGTGTCCTCGGGGAGGTTCACCGTGCCCTTGCCGCCCACCAGGATGAAGGGCAAGCGGGCGATGAGATCGTTGTTGGTCATTACGCCATCGGTCATCTGCGCCGTGCCGCTGAGCTCGGCGAACTCCGTGCGGCCATCGCCGTTACCCGACGGTGCCGCACCGCGGCCGATCGCTGCCATGCCCTTTTGCACCTCGTGGGCGATGTCGATGCCGACGATCGCGCCGTCGAGGAAGGAGAACTGCGCGTCGCCGCCGAGGGTGTTGAGGATGGCCGTCTGGGTGACGCCCATGCCCTTGAGGGTGATGCGACCATCGAGCTGGCCGGTGAGGTTCTGCTGGTCGAAGACGTCCTTGCCCAGGGCGCCGAAGTCCACCTTCTGCAGGCGCTCGTTGAGCGACAGCACCGGCAGTTCGCCGCTCGCGTCGATGCGGATATCGCCCTGGTACTTGCCACCGTACATATCCGCCGTGGACGGATGGATGCGCAGGGTGCCGTTGGAGGCCTTGAGGGTGACCTCCGCGTTGGTGGCGGTGAGGCCCGAGAGCATCAGCGTGCCGAGGGACAGCTTGCCGTCGATGTCGGCCTTGCGGATGTCCTCCGCCGGAATGGCCACCGCGTCCGGATCCACCGCCACGGGCTGCTCCGGCGCCGGCGCCATGTAGCGATCGAGGATCAGCTGATCACCCTTCAGATCGAAGCGCAGGGCCTGACGATCGAAGTCCGCCACGGCGAGATCGCCGGTGAACTTCGTGTCGTCCAGGGTCAGCTCCAGCCCTGAGAAGCGGGCCGACGTCTGCGTGATGGCGAAATTGCCGCTCAGCGCCGCACGCGTGAGGGCCTTCGGGTCCACCGTGGGCGAGAGCGGCGCACCGGCCTTCTCGGCGACGCTCTTCGGTGAAAACTCATCGATCGCGATCTTGCCGTTGATGCTGGCCTTGCTCAGCACGTTCTTGCCCTGGAGCTCGCCGCGCATCTTCATGTCCCAGGCCGTGGCCGTGAGATTGGTGAGCGAGAGGGTCTCGGACTTGAGGTCGCCGGACAGGCTAGTCGCTTCGATGCGAGCATCGAGGGGCTCGCCGAAATCCCCACTCTCCGCCTTGGCGCGAATCACCGGCGCCTTCAGGTCGAAGGGGCCGGACTTGTCGACGGACAGCTGCTCCGCCTCGATCTGTAGGTTCAGGGCAGACAGGGCCTCGAGCATCTCACCGCTCACTTGAACGGTGAGATCGGGGTTGTTCAGCACCGTACGCGACTCGTTCGGGATCACGGTGCCGCGCGCGGTGATCGTGCCCGCAAGATCGGGGTTCTTCGCTTCGAGCTGCAGGCTGGTGTCGATGTCCAGCGGTTGGCCGAGACGGAAGGCACCGGTGGTGAGGTCCCAGTCGGTGATCGCGTAGCGGGTGCCTTCGCCCTTGTCCTCGTAGGAGAGCTGGGCATCGGCGAGCTTCACGCCACCGACGGTGACGTTGGCCAAATCGAACTCGCTCGAGGACTCGCTGGACTCCGCGGGAGGCGCGTCGCCTTGGCCGATCGCGACCAGATCGTCCCAGTTGTTGGTGTCGTTGGCGGCGGTGACGGCCTTGAGGCTCAGCCCTTCCAAGCGCACCTCTCCCACCTCGAGTTTGCCCGTGAACAGGGGCAGGAGGCGCACACTCGCGGCCGCACCATCGAAGGCGAGGAAAGGCTCATCGCCCCAGCCCTCGCCATCGGCCAGGCGAGTCGCACCAAGTGAGAACCCGACGTAGGGGAAAACGCTTAGTTTGATGTCACCCTCAATGGTGAGCTCCCGCCCCGTCTGTTCCTTTGTAGCGGCAACTAATTGGTCCTTGAGATCGTTCGCATCGAAGGTGGCAACGAAGATCCCCACCGCGGCGACCACCAACAACACCAACGCGCCGATCGCGATTGCGACCCACCGGATAAAACTGCCCATGAACCCTCTATTCCTCTGTCGCTCGATGGCACCAGGAGCGGCGCCAGGATAATGGGTGTCACCATAAGCCCGAAGCGTCAGAAAATACACGCCAAGGAAGTGACACTGGGTAACAGAACTTCGCTAGTTATGTCTGCTCAGATGGTTTAAGTTATTAGCGGATCAAGGAAAACTCGGGGCCTGTGAATAGCGTCACTGCAATGACACCCCCTGACGGATACCGTGCACTCGTTCGTTTTGACGCGTTGACTGGGAGTCATCGAGTGAGACACCTAGAAGCTTTCCGCCGCTATGGTCTGTTCGTAGATCGAAGCGTTACGCAGCCCCGTAAGGAGCGCCCCGGTGGCCAAGGCCGGGAGCTACCTGTGAAGAGCTGGGACGATTACAAAGACTGGTGCCAGCAGGTGCGCGACAACTGGGATGAGGAAGATGAGCGTTCCGCCAACCCTCGCCGCGCCAACCACTACGCCGAATGGGGTCGTTGATCGACCCCTGATCGTTAGGCCCGCGTAGGCCTAGCCCCGGCGCTGACGCCACTGCCTAACGCTGCTCCTTCGCTGCTATATTGCCGCCCACACCTCGTGTTCGCGGCCTAGCGAAGGAAAGCGTAGTGGCCTCACCGTCTCCTCTCATCCACCCCACCGCCTGTATCGCACCATCGGCCCAGCTTGCCGATGAGGTGCGTGTGGGCCCGTACGCCGTCATCGAAGACGAAGTGATCATCGGTGCAGGCTGCGAGATCGGGCCTCACTGCGTACTTCGCCGCTGGACTCGCCTCGGCGAGCGCAACCAGCTCGCCGCCCACGTCGTGCTCGGCGAACCCCCTCAGCATCGCGGCTATGACGGCAGCGAGACCTGGCTACTTATCGGCGACGATAACGTGATCCGAGAAGGGGTCACGATCAATCGTGCCTACGAGCCTGGCGGCGCCACCCGTATCGGCTCGCGCGGCTACTTCATGGGCTACGCCCACATCGCTCACGACTGCATCGTCGGCGATGAGGTCACGATGACCAACTACGCGGGAATTGCCGGGCACGTGGAGGTGGGCGATGGCGTCACCATCGGCGGCGGCGCGCTCGTGCATCAGTTCGTGCGCATCGGCGCCTTCGCCATGCTCGGCGGCCAGTCGGCAGTGCGCAAGGATCTACTGCCCTACACACTCTCGAGTGGCGATCCCTGCCGCCACTTCCGCCTGAATACGATCGGCCTGCGCCGCCGCGGGATCAGCGGCACCCGCTACCGCACGCTGGAAGGCGCCATGCGGGCGCTGCGCGCCGGCGACGAACTGCCGAGCGCCACCAGCGATGAATCGGAAGAACTGCAGCGTCTGCGCGCCTTCGTGGAAAGCTCAAAGCGCGGGCTCAGCGGCTGGGCTAGCGACTGAAGCCGAGCGCTTTCGTTAGGTTGCCGAGATCAGCCGGCTGATCTCCACCGCCGTCTCCAGCGCTCGCCGCCCCTGTTCGCCGGTCACCCGGGGCTGACCACCCCTCGCGATAGCGCCGAGGAAGTCCTCAATCTCGAGCTTGAGCGCATCGTACTCCGGATACTCGAACTGCTCGATCTCGAGCTTAGGTCCATCCCCCGCGGCGGGCGGCTGCTTGGTGGCAATCTTCAGGTAGCGCAGGTGCAGATCGGCCGACATGTAGGCGTTCTGCTGGAACATGCGGATCTTGCGCTCCGTCTTGGTGCTGACGCGACTGGCCGTGAGGTTGGCCACACACCCGCCCTCGAACTGCAGCCGCGCATTCACGATGTCCGGCTTGTCCGAGAACACCACCGTGCCGTTGGCCACCACGTCGACGATCGGCCGATCGGTGAGGGTCTGCACGATGTCGATGTCATGGATCATGAGGTCCAGCACCACGTCCACCTCGACGCCGCGCTCACGGAAGGGCGCCACGCGATAGGTCTCGAAGAACTGTGGCCCGTCGGCGCGCTCCTCCATCGCTTCGGTCGCCGGGTTGAAGCGCTCCAGGTGCCCGATCTGCAGCACCACACCTTTGGCCTTCGCCAGCGCGATGAGCTCATCAGCGTGCTCCACCGTGACGGTCATCGGCTTCTCGAGCAGCACGTGCTTACCGGCGTCGAGGAAGGTGCGCGCAATCTCGTAGTGGGAGGTGGTGGGGGTGACGACGGTGACCGCATCCACCTTATCGATCAGCTCACGGTAGTCACCCGTCACGTGCACGCCGTCGTACGCCGCGGCGGCCGTTTCGCGCGCGTCGGCGCTCACGTCGGCGATGCCCGCCAGGGTGACCTGCTCGTTCTGGGCCAGCTTCTGTGCATGGAACTTGCCCAGGTATCCCATGCCAATGACCGCGGCTTTCACTGCGCGTGCGTCCTTCTACCGTTTGCTGTGCAGCGCGCAGTATACGCTGGCGCGCTCAGGCGCAGGGGCTACGCCGAAAACGTGTCGCGTGGCGATCCCGCCCGTCGGGCGTCTGCGGCTGACAGCGCGGACACCAATAGGTGGAACGGTGATTCACGCCCATACGTTTGGCCGCGATGCGCGTGCGCCCGCAGCGCAGGCAGGATTGGCCTGACCGGCCGTACACCCACAGGCGCCCCCGACCGTCCTCGATGTCTCGCGTGACGCGGCGGCCGCCGTGCAGGTTGGCGCGCAGGAGCCTTGCCGCCAGGGTCCAGAGCTTCAGGAGCTGCTCGTCGCTGATCTCGCTCAGGGGCGTCCAGGGATTGCAGCGCTCCAGGAACAGCACCTCGGATTTGTAGACGTTACCTACGCCGCACGCCAGGCGCTGGTCGAGCATCACGTCGGCCAGCAGCTGGTCGGGGTCGCCCACCTCACGCGTGCGCGCCACGAGCAACGCCGGCGCAGGGGTGTCGGCGATGAGATCCGGGCCAAGGCGCGCCACGAAGTTGGCGTTGCGAATACCTGCCGTGCGCAAACACTCCACCTCCTTAGCGTTGAAGCAGACGAACTCGTCCTGCGCCGTCGCCAGGATCAGCGAGGCCTGGCGCCGCGGCCGCTTCCAAGGCTTGCCCACCGGGTAACGGTGCCAGCTGCCGTGCATGCCGAGGTGGGAGCGCAGGGAGCGATCGCCTTCGAGGCTGATCACCAGGTGCTTACCGAGGGCGTCGACGTCGAGTACCCGCGCGCCGCGCAGGCGACTCAGATCGAGATCGCGCGCCCAGACATCGGCGAGGGTGGCGTCCCGTAGCCGCGGCCGCATCGCCGCCGCTACCTTATGAATCGTATCGCCTTCGGGCATCCCGGTACTCCGCCCTGCTAGCGCGCGAAGGATCGGCCGCGGCCCGTGCCGCGCGGTCGCGAACCGCGACGGCTGCCGCCGCGCCCACTGCCCGGGGCGGTGAGGCCACGCTCCGGCAGGAAGCCCTTGTGATCACGCACGAAACCGTGTTCGAGCACCGTGTCCGCCAGCACCGACTCGTGGGCCGGGGTCGCGTCGATCTGCTCGATGTGGAAGGCCTTGCCCTTGGTCACTGGGATGCGGTGCAGCGCTTGTAAGGCGAGCTCAAGCTCCCCGCGATCGCTGCCTAGCGTGTCGGTAAATGTCGCCAGCTGACGGCCGCCCACGCCCACCCAGAGCACGGGACGCCCATCGACCAGCACCACCCAGGTACCCGCCGCGCGGCGCGGGCGCAGGGCCTCGCCGGCGCTGGTCTCGGGCCAGGCCAGGAGCGCGCCCCAGACGTTCGCAGGATCCTGGCTGGCGAGGAGCAGCACGTCGTCCTCGTCGTAGCGATCGGGTTGCTCATCGTCATAGCGAGCCCCCTCGTCGCCCTGGCGGGCGGCGCGCAGGCGATCGACGGCGCCAGGCTCTGCGAACTGCGCTCCCGACAGGCCTTCGACGAAGTAGCCACGGCGCACGCGGCCCGCATCCTCCATCCCCTGCAGCACGCGGTAGAGGGGACTGAAGCCACCGCTCAGGCCTTCGCTCTGCACCGCCTCGCGGCTCACGATGCCGTAGCGATCGAGGAGCATGCGGGCGCGATTGACCGCGCGCTCCGTGTCGTTGAGCGACGGATCCACGAGGCCGCTGACCAGGGACCAGCGCCCCCCTGCCAAGGCTTCGTGCGCACCGCGGCGGCTGCGGCGAGGCGTGCGGCGGCCGATGCCGCGCAAGGGGGCGAAGGTGTCGTTGGTCACGAGGCCAGCCCAGACGAGATCCCACAGGGCCGCCTTGAAGTCCTCCATCGCGAGGCCCGGCTTCGCCTCGCGCGCGGCGTCTGTGAGTTCGGAGAGGAAGGAGGCACCGCGATTCGTCAGGTGCTTGAGGAGCGCGTCGTGCACCTCGTCGGTGGTCTCCATGGGCACCGGCGTCTCGAGGAGTCGGCGCGCGTTGGCGCGGCGATAGAGCGCGATGCGACCGTCGGAACCGCCGAGGGGCGCACAGCCGATCCAAATCACTTCGCCGCTCGCGCACAGCATGTCCAGTAGCTGAGGGTCGAAGTCTGGTACCCGCGCCGGCAGGAGTACCTGGGACAGGAGGGACCACGGCAGCGCCATTCCCTCCAGCTGACCGATCACTTCCAATAGGCGCGCCGCACCGCGACCCTCGCCGCCCGCACCCACCCCGTGCCAGCGGGGCAGGAAACGCCCGAGGGCCGCGCCATCGACAGCGGCCACCTCGTTGCGCAGGCGGGCAAGCGTGCGCCGCTTCAGGCGGCGGAGCACCTCGTTGTCACACCACTCGCGCTCCGCGCCGCCAGGGCGCAGCTCGCCGTTGACCAGGACACCACCGCTGGTGAGTCCGCGCAGGACGGCGTCCAG from Pseudomonadota bacterium harbors:
- a CDS encoding DNA-formamidopyrimidine glycosylase family protein, with protein sequence MPEGDTIHKVAAAMRPRLRDATLADVWARDLDLSRLRGARVLDVDALGKHLVISLEGDRSLRSHLGMHGSWHRYPVGKPWKRPRRQASLILATAQDEFVCFNAKEVECLRTAGIRNANFVARLGPDLIADTPAPALLVARTREVGDPDQLLADVMLDQRLACGVGNVYKSEVLFLERCNPWTPLSEISDEQLLKLWTLAARLLRANLHGGRRVTRDIEDGRGRLWVYGRSGQSCLRCGRTRIAAKRMGVNHRSTYWCPRCQPQTPDGRDRHATRFRRSPCA